From Methanobacterium congolense, one genomic window encodes:
- a CDS encoding deoxyhypusine synthase gives MNIHGDMSVLELIEEMGNSGVLGAGRLYRATELLADVMADEDTAVFLSAAGPMVPGGLRNVIRDLINDGYVDVMITSGANLTHDLLEAFGGRHYRGIEKNDEDLCQMGMGRIADLYTKSEDFEVFETRITELMSQISEERSNLTIREFLTEIGSRVDDERSILHTAAKKGVPIYAPGMIDSMLGLQLWMFTQEHELHLDASGDMHELSDIVYDSKKVATVMLGGGLPKHYALASNILKGGVDAGIQVTLDRSEGGSLSGAPLEEAKSWAKAKTGSNLVTVVGDATIAFPLMVAGARAMINKKQK, from the coding sequence ATGAATATCCATGGCGATATGAGCGTGCTGGAACTTATTGAAGAAATGGGAAATTCCGGCGTACTCGGTGCTGGAAGGCTTTACAGGGCCACAGAACTCCTTGCAGATGTGATGGCTGATGAAGACACGGCGGTTTTCTTGAGTGCTGCAGGACCAATGGTGCCGGGCGGGCTCAGAAACGTGATCAGGGATCTCATCAATGATGGATACGTTGACGTCATGATAACAAGCGGTGCAAACCTCACCCACGACCTTCTTGAAGCCTTCGGTGGCAGACACTACCGTGGAATTGAAAAAAATGATGAAGACCTCTGCCAGATGGGAATGGGGAGAATAGCAGATCTATACACAAAATCAGAGGATTTTGAAGTATTTGAAACCAGAATAACAGAACTCATGTCCCAAATTTCCGAGGAAAGATCCAACCTCACAATAAGGGAATTTCTCACAGAAATTGGGAGCAGGGTGGATGATGAACGATCCATACTCCACACAGCCGCAAAGAAGGGCGTTCCAATCTACGCACCGGGTATGATAGACAGCATGCTCGGACTCCAGCTATGGATGTTCACACAGGAACATGAACTACACCTGGACGCATCAGGAGACATGCACGAACTTTCCGATATTGTCTATGATTCCAAAAAGGTTGCAACTGTAATGCTTGGAGGAGGACTTCCAAAACACTACGCACTGGCTTCAAACATCCTCAAAGGTGGAGTGGATGCAGGAATTCAGGTAACACTGGACCGGAGTGAAGGTGGAAGCCTCAGCGGTGCACCCCTTGAAGAGGCAAAGTCATGGGCAAAGGCCAAGACAGGTTCAAACCTCGTAACCGTTGTTGGAGATGCAACCATAGCCTTCCCACTCATGGTTGCAGGTGCAAGGGCAATGATAAACAAAAAGCAGAAATAA
- the cbiQ gene encoding cobalt ECF transporter T component CbiQ, which yields MSMFETTLDSYAHSNGLKDVNTYYKVLFAILTMFVSVVSQSPIVPLVIFGILTALIIFKAKISPKFYLKFLAVPFLFAFITFVFMAIFFGVGAPILKLGIFNLAVTVDGFNLGFLVLARIMGGFSCLAFLALTTPMTELFSVFEDIKIPQIVIELAMLMYRYIFLFLDEAVTMYHSQETKLGYSSFRKSYKSMGMLASNLFIKTWMKGEQVYIAMESRCYDGSIRTMGEKGSIKSIGAQNLLLLALFEVTLAIGTYLTASFSVF from the coding sequence ATGTCTATGTTTGAAACCACTCTGGACAGTTATGCTCATTCAAATGGGCTTAAAGATGTAAATACATATTACAAGGTGCTATTTGCAATTTTAACCATGTTTGTGAGTGTGGTATCGCAATCGCCAATTGTGCCCCTCGTCATATTTGGAATTTTAACGGCTCTGATCATCTTCAAGGCTAAAATTTCTCCCAAATTTTACCTGAAGTTCCTGGCAGTTCCATTCCTATTTGCATTTATAACCTTTGTTTTCATGGCTATATTCTTTGGAGTAGGAGCACCAATACTGAAACTTGGAATATTCAATCTAGCAGTGACTGTAGATGGTTTTAACCTAGGATTTCTTGTTCTGGCAAGGATCATGGGGGGGTTTTCATGTTTGGCCTTCCTGGCACTCACCACACCAATGACAGAACTTTTTTCAGTATTTGAAGACATCAAGATCCCCCAGATAGTTATTGAACTGGCCATGCTCATGTACCGTTACATATTCCTTTTCTTGGACGAGGCCGTAACCATGTACCATTCCCAGGAAACGAAACTTGGCTACTCAAGTTTCAGAAAATCTTACAAGTCCATGGGGATGCTGGCAAGCAACCTTTTCATAAAAACATGGATGAAAGGGGAGCAAGTGTACATCGCAATGGAATCAAGATGCTACGACGGTTCAATAAGAACCATGGGAGAAAAAGGAAGCATAAAAAGTATTGGAGCCCAAAACCTGCTTTTACTGGCTTTATTTGAAGTCACACTTGCAATTGGAACTTACCTAACAGCCAGTTTCAGTGTATTCTGA
- a CDS encoding energy-coupling factor ABC transporter substrate-binding protein — protein sequence MVSKVTKRAIILLCITAALLIFPLAFYNGKGEDQGYFSGTDGQGPEYLESLGYHPWINSIWTPPSGEIEVLLFSLQAAIGAIIIGYFMGYWHCEAKRRKEKGKDLKDEMKWE from the coding sequence ATGGTAAGTAAAGTAACTAAAAGAGCCATAATTTTACTTTGTATTACTGCTGCACTTCTAATATTCCCACTTGCATTTTACAATGGTAAAGGGGAAGACCAAGGTTACTTCAGTGGAACAGATGGTCAGGGCCCGGAATATTTAGAGTCCTTAGGTTATCACCCTTGGATAAACTCTATCTGGACACCACCAAGCGGCGAAATAGAGGTTCTTTTATTTTCTCTCCAAGCAGCCATAGGTGCTATAATTATAGGTTATTTCATGGGATACTGGCACTGTGAAGCAAAAAGAAGGAAAGAAAAAGGTAAAGATCTTAAAGATGAGATGAAATGGGAATAG
- the cbiM gene encoding cobalt ECF transporter S component CbiM → MHIYEGFLPWYWCVFWYALALPVIAYGVIQIKKIANEQPDSKPLIAVAGAFIFILSSLKLPSVTGSCSHPTGTGLGATIFGPAVVSVLAAIVLVFQALLLAHGGITTLGANDFSMGIVGPFAAWLIWKGGKKLGWSSSVTIFLAAVMADWLTYVTTAIQLSLAFPIPTFTSAFVKFMVIYAYTQVPLAIAEGLLTVIIFGYIMKLRPDILVRLKVITLEEGKAALEED, encoded by the coding sequence ATGCACATATATGAAGGATTCTTACCGTGGTACTGGTGCGTGTTCTGGTATGCATTGGCATTACCTGTCATTGCCTACGGTGTGATCCAGATAAAAAAGATAGCAAACGAACAACCAGATTCAAAACCGTTAATAGCAGTTGCAGGGGCATTTATATTTATCTTGTCATCATTGAAACTGCCTTCAGTTACAGGAAGCTGTTCTCATCCTACAGGTACAGGGTTAGGCGCCACGATATTTGGACCTGCAGTTGTGAGTGTTTTAGCTGCAATTGTCCTTGTCTTCCAGGCACTGCTCTTGGCGCATGGTGGAATAACTACACTTGGAGCTAACGACTTTTCAATGGGTATTGTTGGTCCATTTGCCGCATGGTTAATCTGGAAAGGTGGTAAAAAATTAGGATGGTCCTCTTCAGTAACTATATTCCTTGCAGCGGTTATGGCAGATTGGTTAACATATGTAACAACTGCAATACAGCTTTCACTGGCATTTCCAATACCAACGTTCACTTCAGCATTCGTTAAATTCATGGTGATCTACGCATACACTCAGGTACCACTTGCAATAGCAGAAGGCCTTTTAACCGTAATAATATTTGGATACATAATGAAACTCAGACCGGATATACTGGTACGTTTAAAAGTTATAACGCTTGAAGAAGGAAAAGCAGCACTGGAGGAAGACTAA
- the pyrF gene encoding orotidine-5'-phosphate decarboxylase, with protein MEVKNRIILALDVKTMERAFEVADAVSDYINTIKVGYPLALAEGLESISMIKEEFSSKIIADFKVADIPETNRKIADLTFEAGADAIIVHGFVGADSVTACMESADEHDKEVFLLTEMSHPGASAFLQPAAEHIAEMGVELGIKNYVAPATKINRLETIRNIVGKNAFIISPGVGAQGGETSSTLDFADAAIVGRSIYLSHDPKNTAKGIVDGIKL; from the coding sequence ATGGAAGTCAAAAACAGGATAATACTGGCCCTGGATGTTAAAACCATGGAAAGGGCCTTTGAAGTAGCAGATGCAGTTTCAGATTACATAAACACCATAAAAGTGGGTTACCCCCTTGCACTTGCAGAGGGTCTTGAATCCATATCCATGATCAAAGAAGAGTTCAGTTCGAAGATCATAGCTGATTTCAAAGTTGCAGATATCCCTGAAACCAACAGGAAGATAGCAGACCTCACCTTTGAAGCTGGGGCTGATGCAATCATAGTACATGGATTCGTTGGGGCAGACAGTGTTACGGCATGTATGGAATCTGCAGATGAACATGATAAAGAGGTTTTTTTACTCACGGAAATGTCCCATCCTGGAGCTTCAGCATTTTTACAGCCTGCAGCTGAGCATATTGCAGAGATGGGTGTTGAACTTGGCATCAAAAACTACGTTGCACCTGCAACCAAGATCAACCGCCTTGAAACCATCAGAAACATCGTTGGTAAAAACGCATTCATAATATCTCCAGGAGTTGGAGCCCAGGGCGGAGAAACATCCAGCACACTTGATTTTGCTGATGCTGCAATCGTTGGAAGATCAATCTACCTTTCTCATGACCCTAAAAATACTGCAAAGGGCATTGTAGATGGCATCAAACTTTGA
- a CDS encoding ATP-binding cassette domain-containing protein, translating to MNVIETQDIVYEYPDGTKALENVNFKVDEGKIVALLGPNGAGKSTLFLHFNGILKPSSGKILFNGSPVDYNKKNLMKLRQNVGIVFQNPDDQLFAPTVMEDVAFGPMNIGLSKEEIEKRVKDSLKRVGMEGFEKKPPHHLSGGQKKRVAIAGILAMDPKIMVLDEPTSGLDPKGASQIMRLLYELNEDGMTIIISTHDVDLVPLYASTVYIISHGNIIKEGNPRTVFGDVETIRKANLRLPRIAHLMEILNKEDHVSFGKPYPLTIGEARRRIREQAED from the coding sequence ATGAATGTTATTGAAACTCAGGATATTGTATATGAGTATCCTGATGGTACAAAAGCCCTTGAAAACGTTAATTTCAAGGTTGATGAGGGTAAGATCGTTGCACTTCTTGGACCCAATGGTGCAGGTAAATCAACGCTGTTTCTTCACTTCAACGGCATACTGAAACCTTCTTCAGGAAAAATCCTGTTCAATGGCAGTCCTGTGGATTATAACAAAAAAAATCTCATGAAGTTGAGGCAGAACGTGGGAATAGTTTTTCAGAACCCTGATGATCAGCTCTTTGCCCCTACTGTGATGGAGGATGTTGCATTTGGCCCCATGAACATTGGTCTCTCTAAGGAAGAGATTGAGAAGAGGGTTAAAGACTCTTTAAAACGTGTGGGTATGGAGGGTTTTGAGAAGAAGCCGCCTCATCATTTGAGTGGTGGTCAGAAGAAGAGGGTTGCAATTGCTGGGATTCTTGCCATGGATCCTAAGATCATGGTTCTTGATGAGCCAACAAGTGGCCTGGACCCTAAGGGTGCCTCCCAGATAATGAGGTTGTTGTATGAGCTCAACGAGGATGGGATGACCATTATCATATCAACCCATGATGTTGATCTGGTTCCTCTTTATGCATCCACGGTTTACATAATCAGTCACGGAAACATAATAAAGGAGGGTAACCCTCGGACTGTTTTCGGTGATGTTGAAACCATAAGAAAGGCGAATCTCAGGCTTCCAAGAATAGCACACCTCATGGAGATACTCAACAAGGAGGATCATGTCTCATTTGGCAAACCATACCCACTCACCATAGGCGAAGCAAGAAGAAGAATACGTGAACAGGCTGAAGATTGA